DNA sequence from the Malus sylvestris chromosome 10, drMalSylv7.2, whole genome shotgun sequence genome:
GTAGTCATCAGGGTCGTTGTTAGTCCCAAGGCACGAGTGGCAAAGGTTGCACAACTTTCTTCGATGTTGTCTGTAGTTCCTCCTACCTGGACAAAAATTGTTATTGAATCATAGTTGATGTAAACAACTAATTAACTACtcaaaaaaaacatttgatagTGCCAGATAACAGATATCGAAATGTGTCCGTAATGATACGTACTGTTGTACCAGCAGGTTTGTCCAAACCACGAAATCATCAGTTACAGCTACAATTCTTGATTTCCAGTCAATTTCATAGCACCTgatcaaaatttgatgtgaacaaGAATAACACtagtaaaaattataataaggacgcgtaaaacattgtgttttaCCTAGAACACAAAATGGCAGAAAGTCTATGTAACATTTTGTTGTTGGCGACAATTATATCGACACATTATCCATCACAATGATCAAAATTATAAAACTCTAAAACGATAGagattcaaattttcatttccaGATTCTTTTGCTCTGCTCATtttctcagtaaccaaacaAAGTGCTTCCGAATTAGACCAGTTTAATCCAAACCTCACTTTCAACAAATAGATACTAACAATTAAGCCAAAATCTCAGAGCTTCCATTTCCATTACAAAGAAAGAATTTGGTATTCTAAAACGATAAAGATTCAAAATTTCCATTCCACATTCTTAATCCCTGATCATTTTCTCGGTTACCAAACAAACTGCTTCCAAGTTCGACCTTCATTCGAACTCTCACTTTCAACAAATAAATACCAACAATTAAGCCAAAATCTcagaaacccaaaaacaaaaacaaacaaaaaagcaTCAAAGTCGGAAAATTTAAGGTACCCATTGGCAGAAGAAACGGCAGTTGGCTGCGAAACGTCGTGTTTAAGGGACTGACGTGCAGATTTTCGTTTATTCGAACTCCGAGAAAACCATGCCACCTTAACGTGCCTGTAGCTGTTGGAGTGTTCACTGAGAGCAACGTGGGTGAGTGCTAAGGTGCGCACAAGGGCCGCCGGCACACTGAAACTCCGGCAGCCGTTGGCCAACATTGAGGAGAAGCTCACCGGCCCCATCTTCTTCCTCCGGAGGCTGAAGCTGGATAGTACAACCTGCTATTTGAGTTGATTTTTGAGGTGAGGTTTAACTGAGATTTTGATTTCTGAAAGCCGGGTTGTGGGTCGGGTTTTTACAGAGTAATGGACCGCGTCCGAAAGCATTATCCAAGCTTGATGGAGTCCACTAGTGATTGGGCCTCTGTTACCCAACTACCCTTGAGTTGGGCCCGATGAAGTTCTTAGGCTTTTTTTCTACCCTCTAAGATCTTGTTTAGAAGTGTACTTAAAATAACCGAAAgtgtttttagtgaaaatatctTTAGGGTCTAAAAGTATTTGAAGCATTTCCAGCAAAAAGCACCATAAAGtccttcaagtgcttttccAATATTCATTTGCAGTTTAACTAAcgattggttctaaaaatattttcaccaaaaacacttttaggcattttaaaagtacttccaaacgagctctaGATTGAGAAGTTCTTGTGTGCGGTCCACTGTATGCACTAAAACAATAAGAACAATGTTAGGGAgcccaaatttgcaaaccaaatgatgtgtcaccaataagaagcAAACACGTTAAttgacacttaattaataatccaataatCTACGACGACATTATTTGGTTAGTaaatttagttaaaaaaaattgatcaccTAAAATTATCCAAacaataaatacaaaattgaaTTAGTCCGGACCATTAAAAAGTTACCGAAACAAAAAACATTATGGGCTTTGTCTTCTTTCTACCGTCAGCAATCAGCATTGGCTTGGCTTGCTTATCATGTCATAGACACAGCTCAGGTGGAGAATTTCTACTGCTCGAAGCTATACAGGTCCAGGCAGCTAAAAGCAAgataagaacaaaaagaaacagaGTTAACAATGGAGGACTGGCTATCAATGCCAAAGGTGGAACTTCACGCTCACCTTAACGGATCCGTCAAAGACTCCACTTTACCattacttctctctctctctctctctctctctctctctctctctctctctctttgttttcAGGAAACACAATCTAATCTTTGATAAGGGTGTCATAGTTTTCTCAGATGTGGAGCACGTTATTCGGAAAAGTATGCCCCTTTTCTCTTTCTTGCTTGCTTTCTGTTTGGTTTCATTATTGTCCGGCATGCTAGGTTTCTGAAAacttatgatatatatatatatgtgttttcataaaacctagggattagtacgttgataactgttttactatatatatatatatatatatggtccactcatgtttgttttgcgcacCCTTCAGggtttagaatcgaggcatataATCCCGGCGTCCAGGCACTttcgcatcggcatcttcgagtcctctcggtgtaggacccactcctttgttaattcaatttttatattaattcgtTTAGTGTTATAGAtgtgtgctctgaacacgttccttaaatgtatattcttgaTTCTTTTATATTTCTAGGTCTTTTCTATTCCTTATTTTTAGCTTttgcattcaataaatggctttcgtcacccgcAGGTGTCGgtcagcacgtgcctatcttggtattcgaggaatatcgagatcggggcgtgtcacacATATTTAGAACGACATCATCTGcacattttagttttaattgatttttatagagatgATCACTATATAGAAATTCATAATATGAACGATTCAGGAGCACAAAATTTTATAAGTCAGTCACTAAATGAAATAAAGAGGAACTCCTCGTCAATTTTAAACAGTATAATACAAGATTGTAACAAGATTGCAATATGTACAATCTTGTATGGAATTCTAGTCAATCTGGAGAGACAGAGCCAACAGAGCAACCGACAAGATAAGTCACATATAAGTTGAAAAATATGCAGCACCTCAAGGCGATGACTCAGACTATAACGGCGACGACGGGACAATGACTATAACCATTTTATGGGTATTAAACTAAAacttctgaaaagaaaaaaaagttatgcCCCCAACTTCCCGGGAGGAAGTGAAAGTGTCAAACCATCTAGTCAAAACTTAAAAGCAAAGTGAACAGACATTCCGATCTGAGTCCTTAAATCCGGAAAAGGAATCCTTTTCCTGGTGATCTAGGGGATCTATAAAttatgttcgttcatcgtatattgtgcggttAGTTTTcattagatactatttatatttaattttaaatgatttctgattgCACGATGTGCGATGAATGGATATAATTTCTAGATCCCCAGAAAAAGGATCCTTGCCGGATCCTTTTCTCTTAAATCCAACCACCCACAAAATACAATTCTTTTTtggaagttttaacaaaacactctctatactgttcacttttaatgaaaataacatttttactaTAAAAAGTCACTCCTGATACTATTAACTTACAacaattttttgtcattttgattaaaactcaaagtttttaagctcttttcattaattttcctttttttttttttttgttgtcgaACAAAATATAATTCTAAACATTAAATTGAGAGTGGTTTTCTCCACACattattttttcatctcacatactttcttttttttttttgtcctttagattgatgaattgaagaacattaaagaaaagaaataaacaagATATGTGTAGAAAGTAAAAGacgggtgtgtggataacaccacCATAAACTAAAACATCCGCCCAAAAGTATTATGGATTTTTTTCTCAGGAAACAATCCTCTTTTCACTGAGGAATGTCACAAAAAGAATTTCATCACACACTAAGAATTAAGTGAGATTTCTCTTGAATTTGACTTTTTAAGGGTGTTTCTATTAAAAAGGAGTAGCTGTTGGGGTTTAGGGTTCAGGGTAATATtactaattaaataattaaatgattaaatgaTTTGAGATTGAATTAATTTTAATGCAAGAATGATCTATAGATAGAGACTTAAAATTAGACCGTTCGGAAAGAAGGGGCATGCTTAAGTGAAGTTAAAGAAATAATGAATGCTTGAGGGACTACGCTAATTACCATTTAAGTGTATCTTCATGCAATGATAATCTACAGCAAGCTAGCTAGCTCTCATTCCATCATTTTGTTTGTCCTACAATGGCATACTCTCCTTGGTTTCAACTTTCCCTTTTCATTCTTTTGCTTGTAGCACAAAGTCCGAGCAAGGCTGCAACGTGTAATGACTGTTTTGGTCTCAACTGAGATGGCGTGATTGATTTGGGGTTTCCAAAGCTCCGTCGTTCGGTACAAGCTTTCAGTAGTAACTAGGTTTCAGGTGAACTTCCAAATTTAGGTTTGCAGACAACGAGAGCTGGTATCGCAAAAGGCTGCAACTCAAACATTCCACAAGCAATCTAACTGCTTTACAGTACAAGTTTCTATCCAACATGCCACAAGAAATTTAACTCCGACTCAACAGTCTGAACAGCAATATATGTAACTACTGAGATTGGCCAACTGAAACTTTTTTAAGAGTTGGATCCTAGTGTCAACAACTTCTAACATTCCAGACCAAAATATCAAACCTCGCAAGATTGCAGACATTGGACCTCTCTCCAGAAATCTATCAGTCTTCCAGCATCCTAGTTTCGCTATCAAGTCGTCATTTCTTGTCATCATTTACTGTTGCATACAATAATCTGGCCAGCAGTTTTCTTTTGAATATTAAAATGCTACCTAACCATCCCGTCatgttttcttttgaaattaaaGTTCCGAAAGCTTGAAATGCCGCTACCACAACAGACCAAGACTAAAATCATTTTTACCTGCAGTCTTCTTTTGGCTCTAGGTTAGCAATAGTAGTGATACAATAATCTGGCCAGCTGTTTTCTTTTGAATATTAAAATGCTACCTAACCCTCCCGTCatgttttcttttgaaattaaaGTTCCGAAAGCTTGAAATGCCGCTACCACAACAGACCAAGACTAAAATCATTTTTACCTGCAGCCTTCTTTTGGCTCTAGATTAGCAATAGTAGTGATACAATAATCTGGCCAGCTGTTTTCTTTTGAATattaaaattgatttaataCTAAAAGTATGATAGATGCATTTTGACAGATATAAAACTGTTCCTATTTAATAATGAAAAAAGTGTAAAGATTTAACCTCTTGGTCAACAAAGACAACGTCCAAACTTGCAGGTTGATAATCAGCTCCAATATTTTTTGTCACCTAAATTCTGCATATCCTAATTTGTAGTTTCCTTGTTAGCTTGTATGATAACAAAAATGCCCCATCAATCTATACAAAGTAAatttaaaagcaaaaaaaatccTCAAACTCGTACGACACACACATGAAACAAAGAATACGTtacaattttgaaaaataggcaaaaaaagaaaaagaaaaatgaattgcATTCATGCTACAATTACAAAAAGCAAACTAACCTTATTTACAAAGTCTTCATGTAAACAAAGATTTCAATTATCAGACTTCAAAGTCTTCATGTGCACAGTGATATTGCAATTATTTTTCGAATTCTTTATTTAGGGCATCCACCATATTTacaacattaaaaaataaaaacaatataaGTGGCAGCAATTGAAGAGTACAAACAGCATCCATCTTCTCATCAATTTCAACGTTTTGGCATTTTTTTcagaaaactttaacgaaaagctttcggtattgttcattttaatgaaaaactacatttttacactaaaaaattaatcctgatactattcattttaccctttattttgtccttatcgttaaaactcaaagttttcaaaccattttcattattttttttttattgttgttagAATTGTTCATCAAGTTATGTTAGAGATAGCTCCGTGTCCTTTTTCAAAACCATCCTTTTtcgtgcaattttttttattttatataaacgTCTTTTGTACGTTTGTAATCTGTGACTGtgattgtcacatcccagtttcggctccgccgtagcacgatattatccatTTTCGGTCCCGGtaacgccctcacgattttgttttgggaactcacatgagaacttttcaatgggtcacccatcctgcgAATGCTCCCACCCGAACttgtttaacttcggagttccaatggaacccaaaACCAATGAactctcaaaaggcctcgtgctatatagaggtaggcatgtacatataaggcgcATCACCCATTTCCGTTGgtcgatatgggatgttacaatccaccctccttaggggcccgacattcTCGTCGGCACACagcagagtggctctgataccattctgtcacatcaCAGTCTTGgctctgccgtagcacgatattgtccgttttgaaGTAGCTAGCTGTCATTTTGTACTTTTCTGGGTTAGTGGGATGTCTAGGATTTGGACGAAAGTTGTGTTTTATATCTTGTTATAAATCTCTTACGGACTACTTAGCCTTTTTAACCACTGGTCTTTTTCCTTGCTTTGTTTATGGCCTTTTCTTGGGGCTAGACTGTTTTTTAGCCTTCTTTGTTGTACATCCCATGGTAATTCAACTTAAATTGTAAAAGGGAGGattgataaaaagaaaaaaagaaagaaaccaaACATTTAACCATGACATATAGCAAATAGATTAACCTATGCACATACAGTCAATAAATTCAGTAAAAACTGAAGATAAAGAGTAAATTCAAACAACTGAGAAACATACATGAAGCAACACATGGAGAAAAAGTAAAACAATTgagtaaaaaaattgaataatatatatatatatataacagctAGAAGCATGCAGAGAGAAGTTGTCACATcttgggctcgactccgccgtaacacgatattatttgctttgggtcccgaccatgtcttcacgattttgtttctgggaactcacatgagaacttatcaatgggtcacccattctgagattgctctcgcacgatctcgcttaacttcagagttcctaagGAACCCGAAGCCactgagctcccaaaatgccccGTGCTAATTGGAGGTGggaatgtacatataaggcatagaggatccactcccctagacgATGTAAAatctcacaatccaccccccttaggggcctgacgtcctcgtcagcacacttccagccagggattgactctgatacccatctgtcacatcccgacctaggctccaccacatccctggctcgacttcgccgtagcacgatattgtccgttttggcccccgaccatgccctcacaattttgtttctgagaactcacatgagaacttcccaatgggtcacccatcctgggattgctcttgcgcaatctcgcttaacttcggagttcctaaggaacccaaagccagtgagctcctaaaaggcctcgtgctaattGGAGGTGACAATGTACATATAAGACATACATGATCCATtccccctggacgatgtgggatctcgCAGAAGTGGTAAAAATCCCAAACTTATTTGATTATCTTGAAAACCCACCAGATCCTTCTCACACTCCAAAATCCAAATAACCACTTAAAATCCATAAAATTACAATGAAATCAATACCAGAATGCACCAaacaacagtaaaaaaaatgcAGTAAAGGCAAGGAAGAATTCAACAACCCATATAAGCAAAAACATTCATACCTCAATTGAATTTTGAACTTGATTCTTGCTTAAAAATCTTAATCTACAAAACCAAATTAGTTTTATTAAACTGAACAATCTAAATCAGCAGAAGCATTCATACCTGAACTGAATTTGCAGTTTGATTTTGTCGCTTAAAAATTCTAATCTACAAACCATATCAATTTTATTAACACGGATAATTAAGATTTGATATGCCAAATTATTATGAAAAAAAAGCTattgatgaagaaatttttcattgtgcctAGAATACTGATGGGTATTTTTACCACGTGCAAAATtaaggataaaaacacttaaaatatttacaagagTACAAGGTAATCGTAGTATAGCAactcaagtaaggtcgttttccacaggaattggatgaataatttatgttaaatcaaatgttaattaattacttaaaacaaagttttggaaaaaaaaagttgatttggtgatttcaaataataaaaacgaatttaatagaaaataattaaGTAAAGAATTGTAAAAGCCTAGGGTTCCGCCACTACCTTAACAATCATATGtaattcttccaattacttatgaattacacatgcatattttgaaggttaggttttcctaaagtatgcctACTTGGACCCCCAACATAGAGCGTATATAAAAAATGCAACTCGTCTGTGATATTCAGATTAATTATAAACATGTAagactcattaagctttgtgaaatcTTTTGAAAAATCATACAACCCTTAAGAAgtggtattcatcctaagtgaacttgctcatattaaccacaagaagccatcctcaatttcaaggaccgacctccaaccaaaattgcatcaaattacttttctaaatatcctaatagTAGCTAAGcgttaagacaattagatagtttaaaccaGTGATTAGTAATTCAAacctgcatgcataatatcataagcaaattgaaaaaaaaactacatattcttgctaaggctcgtggcatcgccctagcaaaagagattagttacgaacaattataaaacaaattattattaaaaacaaggacagaaaacaccttgaaaatagcCAAAGGCTCTTTAAGCCGAATTCTCTGgtgcgtttactaatccgtaatcaaattgagatgaattgaattgaggagaaaTTAAAATGAGGTAGAATCAGAATTAAAATCAGATTCAGATTCCTGATGAAGTTCTTCCCTGTCATCCTTGCTCCCTCATACTCTTCTTACCATCCCCCAATTCTTTTAGCTTccttatcttttttcttttcttttctccgtCTTCTTCCCATCTTCTTCCCTGTCGATTCAATGCCGATGCGCACCGAATGAGTTACAAACCCAGTTGTCGCCAACGACAACCTATTCTTCACCAACTACATCTTCGAAACCCATCCTGAACCAATCAGCTTGGGCCCCGTCATCGTCGGTGGACGGGATTTAGCTGGTGTTAGCATTCTGCTAAAA
Encoded proteins:
- the LOC126588003 gene encoding uncharacterized protein LOC126588003 isoform X1; the protein is MGPVSFSSMLANGCRSFSVPAALVRTLALTHVALSEHSNSYRHVKVAWFSRSSNKRKSARQSLKHDVSQPTAVSSANGCYEIDWKSRIVAVTDDFVVWTNLLVQQRNYRQHRRKLCNLCHSCLGTNNDPDDYTSD
- the LOC126588003 gene encoding uncharacterized protein LOC126588003 isoform X2; the encoded protein is MGPVSFSSMLANGCRSFSVPAALVRTLALTHVALSEHSNSYRHVKVAWFSRSSNKRKSARQSLKHDVSQPTAVSSANGCYEIDWKSRIVAVTDDFVVWTNLLVQQ